GAAGGCAGCCACCACAGGTTATGACTGAAAACGCTGATAACGTGTTTTGTATTCATCATCCGAACTTATCATGACTGGATATAGGCGTAAAGTGACCGGAGATGCTCTATCTTTTAAAGCCGCCAGTTCGTTGCGCCCAGACACGCCGCTTCCGCGACCAAACGACTCACGCCCGGTGCCCCACAGACTTTCCGCATTCACCGCCCTGCGTTAACCTCTTGCGCCAGCATCTGCAGTTTCTCTTTCAGCCAGTTCGTCGCGCCGCGCTTACCGCTCCGTTTATGGGAATAAATCTTCACTTCAAACGGGCGTATCGCAAACGGTAATGCAAAAATCCTGATATCCGTTGCCGGCATCAGCGTCTCTGCGGCAAACCGGGGAATCGCCATCAGCAGATCGCTTTGCGCAACGATAAACGGCGCGCTGAGCATCGATGGCGTTTTGATCGCTATCTGCCGCGTATAGCCCATCTGCTCAAGCTGTAAATCCAGCACGCCCCGTTTCTCATTCCAGGGCGTCACCACCAGATGCCGGGCGGCGAGATAATCCTCCAGCGTCAGCCGTGTCCGACGGGTGTTGCTGATGACAACATACTCATCTTCAAACCAACCGATCTCTTCCAGTTCTGGATGGCGGATATCATCCGGCGTGCTGAACCCAAGCGCCAGATCCACTTCGCCCGCCAGCAATTCCGTCAGCGCCGGGCTGTGCGGCAAATAGAGTAGCTCAAAGCGCAGACCGGGCGCTTCGTGCTGCAGTTGCTGCATCAGGACGGGGAAAATACACAACGCGGTAAAATCCGTAATCGCAATTTGTAAACACTCCGTACTGGCGGCGGCGGCAAACTCCGGCGGCGGCGTCAGTTCCTGATTGAGGAATTTCAGTGCCGAAGCGATAGAAGGTGCGAGCTGCGTGGCATATACGCTGGGGCACATACGGTGGCCTTCGCGGTAAAATAACGGATCGTTGAGGGCGATACGCAGCCGCGACAGCGCATGGCTCAGCGCCGATGTGCTCATCGCCAGTTCATCCGCCGCCAGACGCACGGAACGGTGACGATAAACCGCGTCAAAAACCGGCAGAAGGTTTAAATCAAGACGCCTCAGCGCCGGATGCATAATATTCATCATTGGGTGATTTCATTGCACTTAATTCTTCTGACAATACCCCTTATGCTTAGCGCCATCAATGTCCCCCGCAGAGAGAACAGGAAACCCATGAGTATCACGATTCGTCAGGCCCGCCCGGAAGATGCTGCCGCCATTTACGCCATGATCTATGAGCTGGCGGTGTATGAAAAAGCCCCGGAAGAAGTGGTCACCACGCCGGATGAAATCCGGGAAACCCTTTTTGGCGCAGGCAGTAACACCGAAGCGTTGATCGGTGAGATGGAAGGTAAAATCGTCGGGTATGCCGTTTTCTTCACCAGCTATTCCACCTGGCTCGGACGTAACGGTATTTATATGGAAGACTTGTATATTTCCCCTGACTATCGCGGCCAAGGTGCGGGCAGCGCGCTGCTGAAGCATATCGCGCAATGCGCGGTGAAACGGCAGTGCGGCCGCCTTGAATGGAGCGTGCTGGACTGGAACCAGCCCGCCATTGATTTTTACCAGAGCATCGGCGCGCTGCCGCAGTCCGAATGGGTACGCTATCGCCTTGATGGTGAAGCGCTGCTGAAATTTGCCGAATCGTAAGAACGGTGCGGCAATAAAGTCCCGCAGCGGGAAGCGTGTTCGGACTTTGCTATTTTTATAAGCCGTTGAGAGCGGGCGCACCGCCCGCCTTTTTGAGAAAGTTTGCGCTGCTTTTCAGGCTCCCGTATCCGTACGGACAACTCCCATTAACAGCTCTGGCCCGGAACGGGAGTGGCCCTGAAGGCATTCACCGCCCTGTCCAGCACGACCTGAGCCTCACCGCCTGAATCCAGGACAATATTTTGCCGGGACTCTTTTTCGATCCGCACGGTGATGACATCAAGCGCTGCCAGTCCGTCAGTCGCCAGCAACGCGCTTACCTGCGTGGAGAAACAAGCACTTGCGGCCGCATCATGGGCTTGTGACGTTTCGGTGGTGGCAACGATATGATTATCTGAAATATGATTCCCCTGCCCGGACACCACGCGGATTATCACCGGGGTGGCGCCTGACGGGGTAATATACTGGGTATCTATAGTCTCCGATATATGATTGGCAATAATCGAATTATTGTCGCCACTGATATAAAGGAGTCCGTATAAATCATCCAAGCCGTTGTTGTAAGCCTGCATCGGAGCCCAGGGTTCGCGCTCACGGAAGAAATGGTTGGCCGACACCAGGTTTTCTGCGCAGTTGTCTTCAAAGACCAGCATGCCCGGATAAAATGAATGGAGCCGATTATTGCTGACAGAGGAACGCACTACGCCGGAAAAATGAATGCTGCTTTTTCCGCGCGGGAAAATATTATTGGCAGTGATAAGCAAACCGCCAAAATTTTGTGCGTAAATGGAATATCCCCTGTAACCGGCACCGATGAGATTGTCGGTTATTTTCGATGCCTGCCCCGAGCCGCGCAGCTCAATGCAGTGGCCACATTCAGCAATGAAGTTATTATGTATCGCCAGCGCGTCAGCGTTATAAATAGTGACGCCATGCTCTAAATACACCAGCCCCATGCCGCTGATACGGAATGAATCCTGCGCACTGGCAATATAAATACCTGTTTTACCATTGAGATAGGTATTTTCAGGGTCGTCATTCCCTGAGCCATCGTCCACAAAGTGCAACCCATCAATACAGAAATCAGCAAACTCGACAGAACTTATCCGCGGGTCTCCGCTGCGTTCGATATAGAAGGCAGCCCCGGCAGACGCCTCCCCGCCTGCTGCCGGTTGCATCTCAACGAGTATGCGGCTGCCTCCCGGCCACACTTCGTGCCAGTTTTTCCATTCACTCTCCGGCGTATTAAAACGGATACTGGAAGAGGTGAAACCATGCCCGGAACCCATAATTTTCAGATAGCTGATATCTATCACCACTTGGGTAAGAAGAGGATAATCACCCGGTGGAATATAGATGACTGCACCGGGCTTTCCGCCGTTATTAATGTTGGCATCCGTTTGCCTGGCTTTAATATCTGCGATAATGCTATTAATGACCTCACCAATATCCTGATACGGATTCCCTTCCTTCCACTCGGTGACATCGTAATAGTTGCTACTCGACATGTGTTAAATCCTCCTGTGACAGTAATACGAAAAACATGCAGTGCGCGATGCGATCTCTTCGCGTAAGGCCAGTGATATTGAGGTAAGGTTCTCCGAGCGCCGCATGGCAGGCACTCTCATCCCGCCATGCGACCCAGACAATACGCATAATGATCCAGGGCCATGTTTATTTTGAATAACCCGCTTACTTTCAGATCTTGTTTCTTTTAGCCATACGTCAATACGCGGCGTTGCCTGACCTTAATGGACGGGAACATCTTTAAGCGCCTGCGGCTGAAGCGCACCCTTTTCCAGTTCGCGTTTGGCGAGATCGACTTTTATCTTTTCGATAAAAATGTTGTTCAACTTGAAGTAGCGCACCATAAATGCGCTGATAAAATAACTCACCATCGGCAGTAGCGAGAACATGATAATAATGCCCTGGATAGTTTGTGCATTTTGCTCCGGCTTATTGGCGATATAGCCGGTATATGACAATATCCAGGCAACGATCGCCCCGGCTACCGCCAATCCCATTTTCAGCATAAACAGATTACCGGCAAAAGAGATACCGGTCAGGCGCTTGCCGAACTTCCAATCGCCGTAGTCGTCAACGTCTGACATCATCGCCCACAGAATAGGGCCGGACTGGATTAAATGCAGGATATTAATGATCACGAAGAGCGTGAGCAGTGGCACCAGGGATTTCGGGTCGACAAACCACAGCGCGAAGGAAAGAATACCGAGAATAATATTAATATTTCGGAACAGCTTAACCTTATCAAAACGGTCGGTCAGCGGTTTGGCGATGACACTGCCCAGCATATTGCAGGCGACGCCGAGCGCCATAAAAAAGGTAATAAAGCCGACGGAAGCCTGCATCACGTAGGTCGCATAATAAATGGTGACAGCGCCACGAATGAACGCCGGAAAAACATTCAGAAAGGTAATTGAAATCATCAACAGCCATTGGTCGTTTTTAGCGATATCTTTCAGGTCTTTCATTAACGAGTCGTTGGACTTAATCGAAACAACGCGCTCTTTAATACTGGAAAAACAGAACAGGAACATCAGCGTCGCGGCACCACCCATGATCATCATCGTCAGCTGAAAGCCGGATGCGCGATTGCCGTTACCCAGCCAGTCGGTTAACGGCAAAATGGAGGAAGAGACAATAAGCGTCGCCAGGCCATTCAGAAAGAAACGCCATGACAAACAGCCCAGCCGCTCCTGTTGGTTCAGTGTAATCACGCCCGCTACCGAGCAATAGGGAATATTGATAGCGGTATAAATCAACGACATAATCAGATAAGTGAGCCAGGCATAGATGATTTTTCCGTTCATGCTCAGGTCGGGCGTGGTGAACATCAGTATGGCGCCCAGGCCAAATGGCACCGCCATCCACAACAGCCAGGGACGGAATTTACCCCATCGACTTTGTGTACGATCGCAAATCGCCCCCATGATCGGATCGCTGAAGGCGTCAAAAATACGGATCACCAGAAATAATGTTCCTACGACGCCGGGAGCCAGCCCATAGACATCGGTATAAAACCATGTCAGATACAGCGCCAGTACGCTCCAGATCATACAGGATCCGGCGTCACCCATACCGTAACCGATCTTTTCTTTCAGACGCAGCTTTCCGTAAGCGCTTTGCTTTTCCATGGCAGTCGCAGACATAAAATCACCTCAATAGTGCCCGGTCATAAAATTTAGACGCTGGTTATTATCACCAGAGTCAGTGCTGGTAATAAATTTCCAACAACATTAAATGGAGACATGCAGATATTAAAGCGTCGTAATATTAATAGTCACGCTACTCTCGCGGATAATCAGCCGGGAGACAATTTCATACATTTCGATGCTCTCCTGTTTTTTCTCGTTATTAACCATCTGAAATGCCAGATGTGCGATTTCTTTTATCGGCTGGGCAACGCTGGTTATCCCTTTCGTTTGCGCCAGCAAGGTATTATCGAAACTGGCAATAGCAATATCCTGAGGTACAGCCACGCCTTTTTCTTTTAACCCGTCGATAATATAACTGGCGGCAACGTCATTATAGACCCAAAGAGATGTGCACACATTTTTCCGGGCAGACAGCTTTTCGATAACCTCATCCAGTATACCGATATGGCCAGATGTTTTTTCCCCTTCACCTTTCGCTATCCAGAATTGATTTTCTTTAGCCAGATTTAACCCCTGCCCGGTAATCTTTTTACTCCAGGCGTAAACCTTGCGATTATCGACACCTTCCTGGGCAACAAAGCCAAATGTGGTATGCCCGCTTTGTATGAAGTGTTCCGCGATACTTTCCGCACCTTTACCCTGGTTAATAGAGACGGAATTAAAAAAGCGTGAAACCTGTGTCACCACCGCAACCGGAATATGGGTGGCGGTTAACCACTCCGAAAGTTCGGCCTCTGCTTCTGTCGGAACCCACAGCAAACTGTCGATCCCCATACCAATTAAAGCGTGGATGATCTGCTTATCCTGCAGAGGTTGATTCTGGTGGGTCTTAACGATCACCGACTTTCCAATGTACCTTGCTTCCTCTTCAAACGTCGCCAGTAACTCGCAAAAGTGAGGATTGACAAGGTTTGGCACAACCACGGCAATCAGCCCGGAACATTTACCACTCAACTGAAACGCGCTCTTACTTGGCACATAACACAGGAAATCCATTGCATCACGTACTGCTTGACGTGTTTCCGGCATCACACTGGGGTGGTGATTCAACACTCGTGATACGGTAGCAGTAGAGACCCCCGCTTTTTTTGCTACGTCCTTAATCGATGCCATGTTAATGAGATGCGTCGTTTAACCATGGCGTCACTATAAATTGTGATGAAGGTCAAAAATGTAAGCCAGTTCACATGTTGCCGCGTTACATGAATCCGCGCTTAGTCGCGCAATTCAGCTTGGGGTGCCGCCGCTTATCCAGGCACCCAGGCTGTGTTGAGGAGCGGCCACAGCTTCGCAGCCCAATGATGAAGTCAGCTTCTGGCACAAAACCGCCGTCGAATCGCTCTTGGTCTGCTATGAGCGAGGAGCAGAAGTTGGCGCACAGCAGCCGTTCTGACCAAAACTCGTCATTAGAAGGAAGTTATGCGCAAATGTTGTTGACGATGGTGAAGTGATTTGCAAACGGTCGCTATGTTTTATGAGATGATAAAATCCACCAGGGATGGCTGGAGCAGTACTGTGGGCAGTCACACTGTGAAGTTAAAACTGCGTTACGCTAGCCGTCCATTGAAAATCCGTCGCCTCGGAGGAATTGACGGGGTGATATCAGCTTTAAATCTGTGCCATACCGCCGTCAACAAACAGTTCTATGGCATTGGTAAAACTGGCGGCATCAGAAGCCAGAAATGCAAAGGTTTTGCCGACTTCCGCTGGCTCACCAATCCGGCCCAACGGAACCTGTGCTGCCAGTGCATCAAACAAGCCCTTACGCTCTTCCTCGGCAACCAGTCCCCCTAATCCAGGCGTTTTGACCGGACCCGGACTCACGACATTCACCCGAATACCACACCCCTGCAAGTCCAGCGCTCATGAGCGAGCTACTCTCTATAAAACAACTGCTCTGGCGCTGCGGTATCAAGTACGACTGACGGAGTGCTTTACCCAAAAATGAAACAGTGCTTATATGTACTGGCTTCAGCTTAAATAATTAATAGGGCCTACAATACACGGGGCCAACTCAGTGTCTTTGCCGTAAAGGATTAGGTATGGAAATTGAAATTAATTGCTGTAATAACATCGATAAAGCAAATATCACTCTGGCAGAAAAAAAATTAAATATTAAATTTGCGCCTAACGGCACCGGAAAAAGCACCATTTCACGCGCGATTCAGTGTACGGTAAATGGGGATGAACAGGGGCTCAATGACTTGCTTCCGTTTAGATACCGTGGTTCTAATCCCGATGCAGTACAGCCCGGGGTAACTGGTGTCGATGGCTTACAAAACGTCATGTGCTTTAATGAAAAATATGTCGATCAATTCACTTTTCAACCAGACGAGTTAGTAAGTAATAGTTTTGACATCTTCATCAAAAGTGAAGCGTATCATGAGACAGAACGCGAAATCGAAGCCATGGTCGCGGCCATACGACAGCAGTTTGCTGATAACGTCGAGCTTGAAGAGTTCATCACTCACCTGGGGGAACTCAGCGCCGCGTTTAAGCTGAGTAGCACCGGGATTGCAAAAACGTCTACTGGTATGAAAGGCTTATCAACCGGCAATAAGCTTCAGCACATTCCCGCCGGTTTGGAATCTTATAAGCCGTACATCCAAAGTAAAAACAGCGTAGAGTGGATCGAGTGGCAGACCCGGGGGTATGAGAAATTCTCCGCGCTATCCGACGGCTGCTGTCCGTTCTGTACTGGCGACTCTCGTGAAAAGGCCGAGCAGATTAGCCGCGTCAGCGCAGAGTATGATAAGGCCGTCATTAAAAACCTGATCGGCCTGATCGGCGTGCTAGATAAACTCGGCGAATATTTTTCAGAGCCTGCCCGCGCCCGCCTCGCTGATATTACAACCCTAAAAAGTGGGCTGGAAAAACAGCACGAAGAATATCTCGTGACAGTGAAGAAGCAGACAGACAGCCTGATAACTATGCTGAATACCCTTAAGACTCTTAACGGCTTTACGTTCAGCGCTTCAACCAACGTAAAGGCTGCACTGGAAGCCTGTCGCCTCGACGTGAAGTTTTTTCCGGAACTGCAGTCGGACAAAACGGCCCGCACCGTGGCCAGTCTCAATACCTCTTTAGACGACCTGACGGCGCAGGCCGGACGCCTGCAGGGTCAAATAAATAAGCAGCGTCAGGGCATGCAGAAACTGATCCTCAAGCATAAAACCGATATCAATACCTTCCTGGCTTACGCTGGCTATCGTTATCAGGTGGATATCACGGGGGAAGGTGATAAATGCCGGCTGAAACTGCGCCACGAAGACTTTGACGGGTACGTTAGCGGCGGCAGCCAGCATCTCAGTTACGGTGAACGCAACGCCTTTGCCATCGTTCTGTTTATGTATGAATGCCTAGCCAAGAAACCAGGCATGATCATTCTTGACGACCCGATTTCATCGTTTGATAAGAACAAGAAATTTGCCATCCTGGAGATGCTGTTTCGCCGCAATACCGGTGAGTGCCTGAAAAATGAAACGGTACTGATGCTGACTCACGATGTTGAGCCTATTATTGATACGCTGAAGTCCGTCAGGAAGCTGTTCAGTAATCTGGTTACGGCCTCACACTTGCGCTACAGCGCAGGTTGCATCACCGAGCAGCTCATCGGTGAAAGTGATATCCGCACTTTTGCCCAGATCTGCCAGTCTGTCACTGACTCTGATAGTGAAGACATCATCAAGCTGATCTATCTTCGCCGACATTATGAAATTATGGACGACCTCGGTGATGCCTATCAGGTGCTGTCAAACCTGTTTCATCACCGTGAAACGCCCATCGACACCCGTGAACCCGTTGTGCAGGGAGTGGGACATCCTGAAATGTCCGCAGAAAAAGTTGCCAGCGGTTGCCAGGCAATCGCCGAGCGCATACCCGGCTTTGACTACCAGGCCACTTTCGCGCAGCTCACCGAACCGGAACGTATACGAGCGCTTTATCTGCTCTGCCGTAATGGCTACGAGAAACTACAGGTGTTCAGGCTGCTTCAGACAGGACTCGAAAACGCAGTCATACGTAAATTCATGAACGAGACCTACCATATTGAAAATGAATTTATCTGTCAGTTGGATCCTGCCCGGTTTGATCTCATTCCTGAATATGTCATCAGGGAGTGCGACGCGCTTATACTTCCTCCTCCACCTGTAAAGGACGATGCGCTGGAAGAAATTGCCTGACCTGTCGGAGGCGCAAGTGTATTAATGTGCTTCAGTTTTCAGTGCGGCGTCAGTCGGGGCCAATAACCGCCAGCAGGCGATTACGGTCTGTTACCCGGACCGTTTTCCCCTGCCACAGCGACCTGATGAGCTTGCGGGCCTCACGGCTTAGCCTGACATTTAGAGTGCTGACCGTACCAAGGTAACGCCACCTCCAGGGAGCAGGCATGGGACATGCTCTTGCACGGTAATCGGACACATTACTGTAAGCCATTCCATCATAAGGATGGTAAACAATGAACCATCCTGAAATTCACGTCAAAGACTGGATTGATGTGGCCAATCATGAGTGTGCGGTGCAACGGTTTCTTCCTCCAGGAACTCCCATCGGCGTCTGTACTGTTGTTCTGAATAAAACCAAACCGACCACCCAGATCGCTGGCTGGAACGGCGAAAAGTGGTACTTCATGCCCAGCCATGACTTTGATGGCTATGCAGATGAGTATGATCCCTGTGTACGTGAACTGAAACGGGGCCGTCACTGCCCCCACGAGGCAATGTAGTGCAACTGCGTTTAGGCCAGACCACACGTCACAACACAAGGGCTGCGTTCTGATGTTGACCATAACGCATAGTGATAGAGTAATGTCCGCTCCTGGCACACAGCCGCCCCCCAAGCGGAATAATACCCACTCTGCCATAATTCAACGGGTCGCCGTCTAATCCCCCGACGCTTCAGCCCGGCCCCTCGCTTCCTGCTGCCAGCAGCGGCACCAGCACGTCGCTGATCGGCGTGGGGATCCCCTGCTCGCGGCCATAACGCTGTATCACGCCGTTGCGGATATCCCACTCCAGCGGGCGGTTGGCCTGTCGGTCAGCCAGTATTGAGGTGCCCAAATCCGCAGGGGCGCGATGAAAACGCTCCACGATCTCCTGCGGAACGTTATCGCTCAGTGATGCGCCGTGCGCACGCGCAACGGCCAGACACTCGCGCAGATAGGCCAGCGCCAGTTCGGTGATATCCTCCCGGGCGAACATCCCGGCACGGCGATTAGCCAGCACCATCAGGCCCGCGACCGCGTTCTGCAACAGCTTGCGCCATGCGACGGAGACAAAATCGGCGGACAGTTCAACCGCACAGCCTGTGCCGCCGAGCACATCCGCAAATCGTTGCGCCTGCGGCACATCGGGCAGCGTAAGACGCGGTTTTTCACGCAGCCATACGGAGGCATCCGGCTCGCGCTGCGCCGGGAACCACACGACCGAAGGCAGCACCCGGGCGCCGTTGACGTAGGGCGTCAACTGGCTGGCCTGCTCGACGCCGTTTTGCAACGCGCAGACGACGGTATGTTCGTCGCACAGCGCGGCCAGCCAGCCGGCGCAGTCAGCAACCTGGGTGGTTTTCACCGCGACAAACACCAGATCGAACGGATGGCGGATCGCCGCCGGATCGCTCAATACCGGCCCGGGCACCACGACTTCCCCCTCATCGTGACGCAAAATTAACTGCGGATGCGCGCTACGCCCGCAAAGGACCGGCGTTCGGCCAGCCTTATGCAGTAACGCGGCGATGGTGGTGCCGATAGCACCCGGCCCGAGAAGGGCAAGCGTGGGATGGTCAGACATATGGCGTTCTCCTGATTTGATTAACCTATCATCAGCGTGCCGGCGACAATGAGCGCTCACGCCAGCATTTTTTTCAGCGTTAACGCTTCGCCGAGAAACAGATAGCCCAATACGGCGGCAAACAGCACGCTGGTTTCACGCAGCGCAGAGACGGCGCCCATCGGTGCGGCCGTCATGGCGTAAATGATGATGCCATTAGCAAGCAGCGAAACCAGACCGCCTGCTGCCGCGTGGAGCATGCCGGGCCCGCCGGTGCAGTAAGCTCTTACCGTCGCGCAGCACGATATAAAGCAGCGGTATCAACACTCCCCATAATGCGCTCATCCACACGGTATAGGCGAGCGCGTTGCCGGACACGCGCACGCCCATGCCATCCACCACGTATAGGCAGCGATAAAAACGCCCGTTGCCAGGGTATAGCGCAGGCCCCAGCTCTCCGCCAGATTTTTCAACTGATGGCGACCCGTGATCACCGGCATCAGTAACGGCTGCTGACGCCCTGCGTTTCTCGCCTGACGGCTGTTATTTATGATTTAACCATGGTGAATTCACAATAATGTATTAATAAACAGAGGGAAAATATACAGAACAGTATAGATTCCTGAGGCCTATCAGCTCATCCCCATGCAGAGAATTGAATAGACAGTGGCCGGAAATTTTTCACAAGACATTTCCCCCTGCGTTGGTTGTGGTATATTTCTGCCGCCACTATTACAACCGACACAAGGAGTAAGTTTTCATGGAGGCGCTGTACCCAAGTTTGATCATTTTTGGTTTAGGTGCTTTTTTAGCCTGCCTTTTAACATATAAATACCTTCAAAAAATCCACACCCGAAAGATTGATAACATTGAGAATAATCACAGAAGATTACTTAATGATGAAATAAGCGAAAAAGAAGATGTCATTGAGAAATGCAAAAAAAATGACATCCTTAGAGAAGCCGAACACGAGCGATTAAAAAACGAGCTCAATGCTGTTATTGAAACAAACCGCGTAAAGAGTAAAGCGATATTCGATAAAGCCGTGGATTATGCGTTCGACTTCGAAAAGCACTTCCTTGCACAACATCAGACAGCCCAAGCGGAGATACAAAAAGTACTCGATGACAGTTACCGCTATAAAAGAAAAACCCTATTGGCTTCGGTAACGTTAAAGAACTTTGAGAAAAAACTTGCCGATATCAGAAAAGAAAAATCTATCTATCAGACGCTCATTGCGAAATATGACTTTTTCGAGCTTCGCGATCACTCTGACTGGAAAACGGTTGAAAAAAAATTTCGCGATAAGGTTCTGGCACTTCAGGAGGCCCAGGATGAACGCGATGCTCAGAATGAACTGAAGCGACAGATGCGCGAGGAACGCCAGAGAGCGGAAGAGCTTGAGCGCCAACAGCAGGAAGCAGAAGCCAAAGAGCAAGAGCTCGAAGCCCGGCGTAAGGCTGTTGAAGATGCTCTCCAGGCTGCGGATGAGGAACATCGTTTTGAGTTAGAGGAAACCCGACGTCAGCTGGAGCAGGAAATTGAAGATGTTCACAAGCAATACGAGCGTGCTAAATCCATGGCCCAAATGACGAAGCAGGGGCATGTGTACGTCATTTCAAATATCGGTTCTTTTGGTGAGAACGTTTATAAGATTGGCATGACGCGCCGGCTAGAACCACTCGACCGTGTAAGTGAGCTCAGTGGTGCTAGCGTACCTTTCGAATTTGATGTTCATGCCATGATTAGTTGTGATGATGCACCTGCTCTTGAGGCGGTACTTCATAATAAGCTGGGCAATGACCGAATGAACAAGGTTAATTTACGCAAAGAGTTCTTTAAAACCGATCTGGATAAAATCATTCAGTGTGTTGAAGAACATCATGGAAAGATTGAGTATGTTGCCAACCCGGCAGCACTGCAGTATTACCGCTCTTTAGAGCTTAACAATGAAGCCGTGAGTGAAAAAGAGCTTTCCATAGCTTGATTTTTCGCCTCTACGACCTGACAACAACCCGCCGCTGGGCGGGTTTTTTAATATCAGAGGGACTACAAGCACCTCGATACATTCCATTTTGATAGTGTATAAAAAATCAATAACCTATGGCGGTTTGTGTAGTAATGTATCCGATATAAACACCTGACTAAGGACATGTTATGCCTGGAATTACCCTGACGCTGTCTGGTTCAAAGAATCAAACATTAACCAAAGAATGTGTACTTTTAGCGACTCGGATCACATGTGATGTTTTAAACAAAAACAGCTTCGAAACCATGGTCATTGTGAGACATGTCGATGATGAGGACTGGTTCATTGATGGCAAAAGTCTGGCTGAATGGGGTAAAAATTCGTTCAGGCTTGAAGTGACCGTCGTGGATGAAACCTGCAGTAAAGACCAGAAAGCGGCATACCAAAAAGCAATTTACAACGCGATGGAGCAGGCAATCGGTAACTTACACCCCCAGTCGAACGTTCATATCATCGACTGTA
The nucleotide sequence above comes from Serratia rhizosphaerae. Encoded proteins:
- a CDS encoding oxidoreductase, translated to MSDHPTLALLGPGAIGTTIAALLHKAGRTPVLCGRSAHPQLILRHDEGEVVVPGPVLSDPAAIRHPFDLVFVAVKTTQVADCAGWLAALCDEHTVVCALQNGVEQASQLTPYVNGARVLPSVVWFPAQREPDASVWLREKPRLTLPDVPQAQRFADVLGGTGCAVELSADFVSVAWRKLLQNAVAGLMVLANRRAGMFAREDITELALAYLRECLAVARAHGASLSDNVPQEIVERFHRAPADLGTSILADRQANRPLEWDIRNGVIQRYGREQGIPTPISDVLVPLLAAGSEGPG
- a CDS encoding GIY-YIG nuclease family protein — translated: MEALYPSLIIFGLGAFLACLLTYKYLQKIHTRKIDNIENNHRRLLNDEISEKEDVIEKCKKNDILREAEHERLKNELNAVIETNRVKSKAIFDKAVDYAFDFEKHFLAQHQTAQAEIQKVLDDSYRYKRKTLLASVTLKNFEKKLADIRKEKSIYQTLIAKYDFFELRDHSDWKTVEKKFRDKVLALQEAQDERDAQNELKRQMREERQRAEELERQQQEAEAKEQELEARRKAVEDALQAADEEHRFELEETRRQLEQEIEDVHKQYERAKSMAQMTKQGHVYVISNIGSFGENVYKIGMTRRLEPLDRVSELSGASVPFEFDVHAMISCDDAPALEAVLHNKLGNDRMNKVNLRKEFFKTDLDKIIQCVEEHHGKIEYVANPAALQYYRSLELNNEAVSEKELSIA
- a CDS encoding tautomerase family protein, which translates into the protein MPGITLTLSGSKNQTLTKECVLLATRITCDVLNKNSFETMVIVRHVDDEDWFIDGKSLAEWGKNSFRLEVTVVDETCSKDQKAAYQKAIYNAMEQAIGNLHPQSNVHIIDCKAASYGYTGITQEYRYQHKDEFYKK